In the Mauremys mutica isolate MM-2020 ecotype Southern chromosome 13, ASM2049712v1, whole genome shotgun sequence genome, one interval contains:
- the LOC123347390 gene encoding olfactory receptor 10A2-like, translated as MEKAEGRNETLIVEFILLGFGNAPEIQPLLFLLFLLIYIVTMVGNILIIMLVVVDQHLHTPMYVFLGNLACLEICYTSTILPRLLASLLTGDGTISVQCCLVQTYFFAIIASTENLLLAAMSYDRYLAICNPLRYAALMNGRVCFQLVAGSWVYSFLVIGTLNYFLFPLTFCGSKEIDHFFCDFSPMIKLSCGDTQILQLATFTVSTIGTLLPLLLTLTSYIYIITAILRIPSTTGRQKAFSTCSSHLIVVTILYMSVITVYVFPTSNTPKVLNKIFSLFYTVLTPMINPVIYSLRNSEVKQSLRKTILNRIAFRNRHRSLKENF; from the coding sequence ATGGAAAAAGCGGAAGGAAGAAATGAAACCCTGATCGTGGAATTCATCCTCTTAGGATTTGGGAATGCCCCTGAAATTCAgccccttctcttcctgctgtttctaCTGATCTACATTGTAACCATGGtcgggaacatcctcatcattatGCTCGTTGTGgttgatcagcaccttcacacccccatgtacgtcttcctggggaacttggcCTGTTTGGAGATCTGCTACACCTCCACCATTCTGCCTAGGctgctggccagtctcctgactggggatgGAACCATTTCTGTTCAGTGCTGCCTTGTGCAAACATATTTTTTTGCTATCATAGCATCAACAGAAAATCTGCTGCTTGCGGCAATGTCTTACGATCGGTATTTAGCAATATGCAATCCACTCCGTTATGCTGCTCTGATGAATGGCAGGGTTTGTTTCCAGCTAGTGGCAGGGTCCTGGGTATATAGTTTTCTGGTCATTGGCACACTAAATTATTTCTTGTTTCCATTAACATTCTGTGGTTCCAaagaaattgaccatttcttttgtgatttttcacCCATGATAAAGCTGTCTTGTGGTGACACCCAGATTCTGCAACTGGCGACATTTACTGTCTCTACCATTGGGACACTCTTGCCTTTGCTACTGACACTGACATCCTACATTTATATCATCACCGCCAttctgagaatcccttccaccacagggagacaaaaggccttttccacctgctcctctcacctcatcgTGGTGACAATTTTATACATGAGCGTGATTACTGTCTATGTGTTTCCAACAAGCAACACTCCCAAGGTCCTAAACAAAATATTCTCTCTTTTCTACACAGTTCTGACTCCCATGATCAACCCCgttatctacagcctgagaaacagtgAGGTCAAACAGTCCCTGAGAAAAACTATTCTGAATCGGATTGCTTTCAGAAACAGGCATAGAAGCTTAAAGGAAAATTTTTAG